In Brienomyrus brachyistius isolate T26 chromosome 14, BBRACH_0.4, whole genome shotgun sequence, the following proteins share a genomic window:
- the LOC125707903 gene encoding disks large-associated protein 2-like isoform X5: MSALKKVLPAILQKHCCILPDRNKGVKSLLVKLKSREIYSESQCTLCGDPEDQQYSWSPLRHFDEDSPSPPAGSMKGLSGGRVVTQTAPGHTCLLAECEHPQDLGLHHGPEPRPTYLLSPVDGCPTELRRCSPRSSVHSDCTAMPAGAPGDHVSSSTFPRMHYSSHYDGGGGTRDDGAVVPSHGSGKMNRIPANLLDQFEKQLPLHRDGFHTLQYQRASAAEQRGESPGRIRHLVHSVQKLFTKSHSLEGSSSKMNGSKGDGHHHDHHSHHHGSHHGHHKHGRRSKSKERRSDGKHRPGGGGWWSSDDNLDSDSTYRTPSVLSRHHANHAGHCYPEVGPGRFTELALKTSRSNNDVKCSACEGLTAAPEGRFMKRSSWSTLTVSQAKEAYRKSSLNLEKPMMPQDLKPSLRSCHYLQVPQDEWGGYPGAGKDEEIPCRRMRSGSYIKAMADDDSGESDGSPATSPQKSIRPDALVKAVVQRPLLDPQSLWPLDKKNGDVTNYITNFAADLSQNYHLQAARDLHHNLTLDATANYNSPKFRSRNQSYMRAVSTLSQASCVSQVSETEVNGQFESVCESVFSEVESQAMEALDLPGCFRTRSHSYLRAIQAGFSQDDDCLPSIASSTVTSTIRSTTDGYDMVEGTSLLNEDDLHDDELDSSSLYRELGRSCREDRGRHSPSSTLTAMSVPGMPSHSFRAVPLKSGSSRRAKAPKEPAGDVALPSLPWKEEITAMRCELAELHRDVCGELRTFNSNFSKFARCYNTWAPGDRVSVGTQAGPGGLVRQSTADASVSCRPEQLPPVDPSTPHSFWPMVTPRPGTPERAEPTYASPGRFLFSEDWDPDKRRAEWRSGRQRSASLEIWIRKCTRPPLAYISLSF; encoded by the exons ACCAGCAGTATTCATGGTCCCCGTTGCGGCACTTCGATGAAGACagtccgtcgcccccggccgggAGCATGAAGGGTCTCTCGGGTGGTCGAGTGGTGACCCAGACTGCACCGGGGCACACCTGCCTGCTGGCCGAGTGCGAGCACCCCCAGGACCTGGGTCTGCATCACGGGCCCGAGCCACGGCCAACCTACCTACTGAGCCCTGTCGACGGTTGTCCCACCGAATTGCGCCGCTGCTCACCGCGCAGCTCTGTCCACTCCGACTGCACGGCGATGCCTGCCGGCGCACCCGGTGACCACGTCTCCAGCAGCACTTTCCCGCGCATGCACTACAGCTCGCACTACGACGGCGGCGGGGGGACGCGGGACGACGGCGCTGTGGTGCCCTCACACGGCAGCGGCAAGATGAATCGCATCCCCGCCAACCTGCTGGACCAGTTCGAGAAGCAGCTGCCGTTGCACCGAGATGGCTTCCACACGCTGCAGTACCAGCGCGCCTCGGCGGCAGAGCAGCGTGGCGAGAGCCCCGGCCGCATCCGGCACCTGGTCCACTCTGTGCAGAAGCTCTTCACCAAGTCCCACTCGCTGGAGGGCTCCTCCTCAAAGATGAACGGCAGCAAGGGCGATGGCCACCACCACGATCACCACAGCCACCACCACGGCAGCCACCACGGGCACCACAAGCATGGTAGGCGGAGCAAGAGCAAGGAGCGCCGGTCCGACGGCAAGCACCGGCCTGGTGGAGGCGGCTGGTGGAGTTCCGATGACAACCTGGACAGCGACAGCACGTACCGGACACCCAGCGTCCTCAGCCGCCACCATGCCAACCATGCCGGCCACTGCTACCCTGAGGTGGGCCCGGGTCGCTTCACTGAGCTCGCCCTCAAAACGTCCCGCAGTAACAACGACGTCAAATGCTCTGCCTGCGAGGGCCTGACGGCCGCGCCGGAGGGCCGCTTCATGAAACGCAGCTCCTGGTCCACGCTCACTGTCAGCCAGGCTAAGGAGGCCTACCGCAAGTCTTCACTCAACCTGGAGAAACCAATGATGCCCCAGGACCTCAAGCCCTCCCTGAGGTCCTGCCATTACCTGCAG GTGCCCCAGGACGAGTGGGGGGGCTACCCGGGGGCCGGCAAGGATGAGGAGATTCCCTGCCGGAGGATGAGAAGCGGCAGCTACATCAAGGCCATGGCCGATGACGACAGCGGCGAGTCTGACGGCAGCCCAGCCACCTCACCCCAGAAGTCCATCCGGCCCGATGCACTCGTTAAGGCCGTcgtgcagcgccccctgctggacccTCAGAG TTTGTGGCCTTTGGATAAAAAGAACGGAGACGTGACTAACTACATCACCAACTTTGCGGCGGATTTAAG TCAGAACTACCATCTGCAGGCGGCCCGCGACCTGCACCACAACCTCACACTGGACGCAACGGCAAACTACAACTCGCCCAAGTTCCGCTCGCGCAACCAGAGCTACATGCGGGCGGTGAGCACACTGAGCCAGGCGAGCTGTGTGAGCCAG GTGAGTGAGACTGAGGTCAATGGCCAGTTTGAGTCGGTTTGCGAGTCCGTTTTTAGCGAAGTAGAGTCTCAGGCCATGGAGGCCTTGGACCTGCCGGGCTGTTTCCGCACCCGAAGCCACAGTTACCTGAGAGCCATTCAGGCTGGGTTCTCCCAGGACGACGACTGCCTCCCCTCAATCGCCTCGTCTACTGTGACCTCCACTATCAGATCCACAACAG acggCTATGACATGGTTGAGGGCACCTCTTTACTTAACGAGGACGATTTGCATGATGACGAGTTGGACTCTTCGTCACTCTATCGGGAGCTGGGCCGCTCGTGTAGGGAGGATCGTGGCCGTCATAGCCCAAGCTCCACCCTCACCGCCATGTCGGTGCCTGGCATGCCCTCGCACTCCTTCCGGGCCGTGCCGCTCAAGTCTGGATCCTCACGCCGCGCCAAAGCCCCCAAGGAGCCAGCGGGGGATGTGGCCctgcccagcctgccctggaAAGAGGAGATCACAGCCATGCGCTGCGAGCTGGCCGAGCTGCACCGTGACGTCTGCGGCGAGTTGCGCACCTTCAACAGCAACTTCTCCAAGTTTGCCCGCTGCTACAACACATGGGCGCCTGGTGACCGCGTTTCCGTGGGAACGCAAGCCGGCCCCGGCGGCCTGGTGCGGCAGAGCACAGCCGACGCCTCGGTCTCTTGCCGGCCTGAGCAGCTGCCACCGGTCGACCCCAGCACACCGCATTCCTTCTGGCCTATGGTCACACCGCGCCCTGGCACCCCTGAGAGGGCGGAGCCAACCTATGCCAGTCCCGGCCGCTTTCTGTTCTCGGAGGATTGGGATCCCGACAAGCGGAGAGCTGAGTGGCGATCGGGCAGACAGAGGAGCGCCAGCCTGGAAATATGGATCCGGAAATGCACCCGGCCACCACTGGCGTACATCTCGCTGTCCTTCTAA